The genomic interval AAAATATTAGCTCAAGTTGTTGTTCGATTTTGAAAAGTTAGcatgggagagagagatagacacaaAAAATATCACCTGGTATCTGTTACTCAAGAACTTGACCTTCATCCCTGATCAATATCAATTTTGGGTAGCCTTTTTACAGAGTCATCCAGTTGCACTAGATGATGATAAGGCTAGTTCTAggaaaagattaataaaatacaGCATTATAGAACTGCATGAAATGAAATAGATCCATTTATCTCACAGTTATTTAAGAAAGAGCCCGAGTACAATGGAtagtagaaaataaagaattgtCTATTTTCTATATCCATTTATTTCCTTGTTTTCATTCCTTTTCAATTTGCTTCCTGTACCTAGGGGTATTTTGGTCATTCACACACGGGACACGCATGCAGGTCTGCAAGGTGGGACTGTACCTAGACGTACTCACGTCCGAAGGACCTTGGCTTCTGTTACCGGGCTTTGGAAAATGAAAGAcgacaacttttttttttggactccTGTAACGTCTTCTTTGGGTTTGACTCGACAGCTGTTGTCTTCTAGATTTCTTGGCGCCTTTTCTTCTTATACAGATGAGAGTtggtaataaattaataatctgTGTGGCAGACGATTGCGTTTGATTGATTGCCTCCACTGACCCAATTGTGTTTACTCTCAAACCGAACGGATAAAGACTCTGATTGAAATCCCGAACGTCCGTCATGATCCAACGTATATATGGCGCCAGATCCATGCGTTTTCTAAATTCTGGCTGCTTCCGCCTACTTTCCCAGAAACGACAGAGGTACTAGAGCAACAACAACGGTTTTCAAATTGACCCTAGCTACAAGCAAccgacataattttttttattaaaaagaaaaacaaaacaaaaaaattttgaagaaaaaaaaaattctaaataaaaaaatttctattttcaatattgttttattaaatgaatGTATTTACAAATCAATATTAGTGCATGATTTGATGTATGTACTcatttataagaatatttttttgaatatttttatatacaatcataaaatatataaatatcacataattaaataagaattcattattaaaaaaataatttttttttttatataaatctcatattttattatttcttttattacatGACAGTTATATAATTCATGATTTCAAATActtatacaaatatatttaaatttatatattttttatatttaaatatacttatttaaatatacttatttaaatatatatgcatactgCTCAGCGTtaaaaagtttgttttttttaatatttttttaacatatttagaaaataaaatatatatatataaatatatttaaaattatttttttaatcattaaaaaaataaaaaattaaccaaaagtCAAGTAGAAATGTCAAAAAGAATagacataataatatttttctaagcaATATCATGGCGGCTAGTTAAGCCAAAATTAATGATTGAAAAGACGTAACACAAatagaaaattctgaaaataatatttattgataaaaaaatccaGATTATGTGAATAAAATCGAAAAATGCTACTAATCATTcagacattatatatattgatatgtaatattttttttttatcattttatttaaatatatatatttacacatcaatatatatatttaaataaaaagataaaaatgaagaatCATATAATAGTGTATggtataagaaataataaacagaaattttcaaatttcaatggttGCCTACAAATTAAATAcgtaatcaaataaaattattgattaaaatCTAGTCCAAATCAGAATAAGATCATCTTTGTAAGAGCAAAATATTAGTGTAAAAGAAAACAAGTAACTTAAAAGGACAACTTTGAGGAAAAAATTCACCATACCCTATTCTTTTTCTAGATTTGTTTGAGATTGTTGTACTGCGTGTCAAGAACAAGAAGGTTCtctagatgaaaattttgaggtAGAAATTCTAAAGGACATAAATGCCAACAAAGTCATCTTAGCTCTTTGAAAAGATATTCGTAAAAACAATTGAATACAAACTGTTTGATACAATATCTCACAAAATGTGAGAGTATATTGGAAAGCTTTTTACTATGCATATTTACTGTAGAGATGTGTGTATGGAAAATATgtactatagtctaatattataattgagttttgttatatacaaataaatttacgtatcaatctgtatattaatattgttacctttatattttaaatttaaattaatattatttttaataaaatttactttttaactaattttattaaatatatgtacTTATTAATGACCTGAATCGTATAcaattaaaattttcctttcttcttgttCAGTTGAGAGTTGGCAATAATCTGTACGACAGACGATTGCGTTTGATTGCCTCCACAGACCAATTCCGTTTACTCTCAAACCGAACGGATAAAGAGTCAAAGACAGAGACAAATACCAAACGTCTGTCATGATCCAACGTATATATGGCGAGTCAACCACGCGTTTTGGGGCAGCTTCCGCCTACTTTCACAGAAGAGAAAATCTGCTCAGCCCCCGGTCTCCCACCGCCCTCCACACACTCTCCAACATGGCAAACCGGGTCTAATTCCACGTCACGGTTCTTTCATCCAATACAAACGCGAATTAAATCTCCTCTCAGCTCTCCTCTTTTCTATCTCTTCGAAGTCGTCCTAACCCGAGAAGCGCTTCCTCCCCATTATgcactcttctctctctcaacgTCGTTGGCATCAACTCAGCTCATCCCCTCCGTgagcccctctctctccccccattGTGTGGCACTTGAATATAGGGCAAACTCGACCCATAATAGTGAATCTATGACAAGCGGCAAGCTTGAATTGACGGCAAACTTGACCCCCATTTGTGTGTCTTTGCGTCTAGAAATAAACCTTCAAATGTGTCACTGGTTGCTTCTCCATCGTGTGTCCCTTAGACAACATTCAAACCTTCCCGTGTGTCCAGATTTGTGGCACCGTTCGGTAAGTTTCCTTCCGGTGCTTTGTTGATCTTCCCGATGCTTCATCTTATGTCATCATTCATTTGGTTTGCCCAAGTTCTTAACTGGTAAGGCATTTGTTAAGCAAGCCACTTGAAGATGAAAGTAGCTAGGAGATTTATTGTCTCAAATATCGTATGAAATTGGGAAAAAGACATTTTGCCATGTTCACAATTGCAGACGGTGATACAAAATTTTTGTGTGCTTAtgttaaatatttgtaattaattattttccctGGGAGCAATTAGCTTGATCCCCATCAAGTAGATGCGGTGGAATATTTGTTGAACTGATTTTGTATGTAATTTCCCTGTTTGGAGGTTGTTCTCTGTGAATTATCTTTTGATCATTTGATATTTGTTCTTGCCCATCGTGTGTTTGACAGAAATACCGAACCAAACAGCTTGAGATTATTTGTTCTTGCCCATCATCAAACTTTGACTTATCAAAGACCGACTTCcgttcatgcaatacatgtaAATAATTTAACCACAACAAAAgcatacaatcattttttaatgagttagacGTATATAAACCCGATAGGGAGTATTTGAAAAACATAATTTGAAAGCTATTGAAAGTCCTCACTTTTTAAAACTAGACAATTGGTAAACTTTCTTCGTTTAAGCTATTTAAGCAATGCTCATCGCcccttgttttgttttatggtgCAGGAAATGAAGATACAATGTCATGAAAAGAGGTCATTCAATGGAGAAGCTGAGGCCATTTCAGAATCTGTGttgttttcatttaatttttattgtgaaGTAGTTGGTAGTAATGGAATTTGTAGCTTGTTGTAATACTCTTTTTTGGCATCTAGCCCTGTGTTTGCCACTGTATGCCAAAACATGATATTTGTATGATTGGTAAGTAAAAGTAATGGTTGGAGACTCCAGATTAGATTTTGATGCTTGCTAGTTTTTGGTTGTTGCATTTTATTTGTTGTCTGACCATGATTTGTTGTTCagtcaaaagaaagaaaaatgttgtttAGTCGTGGTTGCTTTTGCAATGATTAACCAAATTTAACTTgtgtttaatatattaaaaaatgcatgagaaATCCATGAGACCTCCTTTAGTACATTACAATCATAATCTCAGTCACATCTTGAGCTTTGCACTCTTATGAAgcaatagagagaaaaaaaaggggtactaaattcatcttcagCAATTTCCTGATTATTCTAAAAGCTATTGGTGAAACAAACCCAATTTAAGtaaatgaaggaaataaataattacgTATCCTATATAAAACCTCAACCAACATGTAGTTTTAGCACCTGAATCATCTTGGTATGGTGGGAGAGGTAAAACAGAATGTATTCATTCACTTTCAGAACCTAGCATAAGCaatacattacaagaaaaattacattaatcaaATCTGTAGAAGTAATCCAAAACGTgtacaagaaaaattacatcCATCAACTCTTAACATTCAAAACTACGTTTATCAACTAGACATTTATCAACTGGCAAATAATTCTCCAACTCATCTGAAACCCATAATTTGCCTACACATTCACATCCATCTattcttaaaatcaaaataattacaccaAGGTTGGATACAATAATTCTCAAACTACTACAAACAGCAAAATACCAAGTTTGGATATAACCCAATGCCAAACAGAATACACTACAAATTCAATCATCTCAAAATTCTTCAACTTCCAATTTGCCAGTTGCAGTGACATAGTTCCATAAAATATGCATTATCAAGTGAGCATCAATCCTCTCATTGGAAAGCAAGCCATTGAACTTCTAGTGTCTTTGCATGTTGAAGCTTCATTGTTTATACATGTatcaacaaagggaaaaaaatagtcAAGACAATATTACATACACTAATTGCTACGTATATACCTGTAGCtacaatttggtaaaaaaaaactcatatttactaatatataaacacCAATAGCTATGCAAATTCACAAGGACTGATTTGCACCAAGTTCAAAGTGGCATGCATGACATATCATCAGAAAACTACTTTAACAACCAATGCCACCAAAGTTTCTCTTTATTAGTGATAACAtatttcttaaacaaaaaaatacaattgatATTTTGGTTTCAACGCTGCTTCACCATCAAATTCCAGTGTTTATATTtagggaagaaaaaaatggcTATAAATCCTTTTGCTGCAGCTAGCAAAGATAACAATTAACATCAAAGTATTTGGAAAATGTGTCTAGTTATAATATGGGGCCTAATGCTCATTCTTCCACCTTCACCCATCACGCTATTTAACTCAAATCCAATTACTGGTGACTAACACCCACCCCCTTCAAttgcaaatgcaaaaataaacatataaataatagaaataatagaGATTTCCTTTTGTGCCTAAGCAAAGGCTAATATTGTGGCATCCAACATATCATTTACTCCGGtcccttctctcttttcctgttggggggagggggggggttTGATCTGCTTCTGctaattaaattaacaaaaataaaaataaattggccAAGTTTGAAGTGAATTGTTAAGGTTTTGAAGCAACACTGAGGTCATCAAAACCCCACAAACTCACAGATCAACCAATGCCATGATTTCTGGACTCGCACAACAATGCCATGTCTAGTTGCAGTCTTTAACGTTATAGACAAATATATAATGAACACAAATCACAGATTAACCAAAATCCCcacaaaaattgcaaaaaaatctGCAAGCTTTCCGGTTATTTATGCAAACTCACAGATCAACTAAAAACCCCACAAAACACACTTTAGTACCACGCAAAACAcagatcaaaaaaaaaaaaaacaaactcacagatccattaaatacaaaaatactcaATATACTAGAAATGGAGAGACCtcattttaaagagaaaaataaaaatcttttctttcatttcttactGGCCTTGTCGGTAGAGTACCAGGGGACTGATCGTGGGTATCGGCAGTAAGATCAACTAGCTGGGCGGAAGAGACGATGAGGGAGAAAAACGCTGAAGAGAAAATGGGGGGAGAACAACGCGGGAGGGGGGTTATTTCGAAATGGTTCCTGGGCAAATAAAATGCGGAgaaattgaaaccaaaacccacgttttgttgtaaaaaaaaaaaaaaaaaaaatgccacgTCGTCTGGAGTGCAGAGGTTGCGTGAACAGTGAAGGTTGAGTAGTAGTACTCTTCACAGAAACGGCAGAGGTAGAAATACATGACgatgtctaaattttttttttttttttaaaacaagctttatctttatatataaaggaaaaccAGAACATGCAATGCCTATATTTATGAGCAGCTTCCGCGTAATATCTACGCCGGATGTAATAAGAAATATAGTTAATCCAAAATTAAtgattgagagagaaaatacgtaatacaaatattaaattttaaaaatagataaaattcgAAAAATTGATTCTCAACTACTTCACCAACCTGCAGCCTCAAATAGCTAATAAATATTgagattatgagaatttttgttCGAAAAGTTAAAATCTCAATTATTGCTACAAATTGTAtccacaataaaataaaataaaattattgcttaaaatattgttcaaataGGAATAAGAATTATCTCTAGAAGTGACAgagaaatattaccataaaaaaaaacaaataacttATACGGataaatcaaaggaaaaaatgttgATTTCGAAGTTGAATCGGAGACCGTCAAATGTAACTAGTGACCACGACGTGTgcatcaaaaataattttttaaattaggatcatatatataattctgaTACTTATAATTAAAGTTATGACTAAAATCTTGAAGAGATTTTGGGACATTCTCCGCTTAATTCCCCTTGTTATCTAAAAGCTGCATAATGTGATTGGGTAACTATTGTGATGACTATCGATGTCTTGCGTACGGTGAAAAACATATGACATGAGgccttttgagttttttttaaaagaaaattcttcttGCAAGCGAGTTTGTGCATTGATGCTGACATGTAAGGTatctatttaatgaaatgatattaattgaaaacggaaatgatttttataagatagatgactttttattctctcaaatttttatttttatttttatttttatttttcttttcaataaaaaaaatacatgtaagcAGTGATATGCGATTTGGTGTATCAAATCGCTTATACCTAGCAAGACTCTTTTCTAAAATACTccatgttgatatatatatatatatatttaataatgttagatacacaAACTTTGGcgtacttatttaaaaaatataacaagcatattcatttatctttcattaaaaaaaaaaaaaaaaataccgtCTATCTTCGTAAAGGTCATTTTGGTCTTACTACATACGATAAAATCGGATAAATAATAGGATGTGGGTTGGGCCTTGTTCAACGGGGATTACTATATGACTACCTACCAGTCGGCCTCGTTTATCATCGGCCCGTGTAGCTAGTGCGTACTCCTATTCTGATGTCGTTTTGACTAACTTTGGATTCTAATGTCGTTGAGATCAATCAATGGCAACattaatgttaataataataactaaattaattttttttttttaataaaaagaacgTACGTACATGGCGAAACTCGGTGTTCAAAAAAATTAGCAATTATTGGTGGAAAAAATGTGGGGTCAGGGCTTGATTTGGCCGTTTATCACCAATTTCATTCCCGCCGGGATAAATTCATTAATTCATGACTTGGCTTACCATATCATTCAGttatatttagaatataaactcatctcaaataaattattgatgagatctactatttttttaaattttcataaaaagatttataaattcatctcaatttatttacattcaaacacatctcaacgagatttatataaaaatattattatttataaatcatttaaatcatttcaacattcaaacaagAGATTGTTACAaacataaagagattacataaaagtaaactcacaaattgatatggcttcatgtgattcgttagatttattttacaaaagtaattttacaatctgacgcaCTACATTAAGTCATGtcgatttataaatttatttttgtataatttatttgtacctaaagtatttctcttcaAACAAACACAGTGTTAATATTGCGAGGCAAGCtacaacctagctagctagctagccgaTATGAGTATAATTCACCAACGATTTCCTCGTACTGATCATGTGCTTCTCTAATTCGTTAATTATGCTATCATTAGGTATGATCATGACTCAAGTCCAAATACTAATTATAGCTTTCTAATTATCCGAACTGTTATCCCTTTTCACCAATACGATTAAAACACCTTTTCCCATGCCAACCGATCTGctaaatttagaatatttagACCTAGATTTGCATGCATGCCAACTTGGAACGACACGCGTCAAATATGCAGTAGGAATTGCGCGGTAAGCGATCCCCTCATCTCTCGTTCGCTTGCAAATCGAGCgctctacctctctctctctaaatatatataaatgtgtgtGTTTTGTGTGTTACAAAGATAAGAAAATCTCACAAATCTCCCGAGACAAAACCTTATCGTCGGAAGTTACGTACGTTCTCAGCTTCAATGGTTTGCCAGCAAGCTTTTCCGGCAACGTTCAACCCACGCGGTTGGGCGTTCTTTCTTCTCCTGCTTCAGTGCTCCGCGGTATTGACTCTGGTATCTGCTCAGCAACCTAGCAAGACTGCTCGCTGGCCTACGCTTTCTGGTTTGTGTTTTGCCTCCAAgcctctagctagctagtacctGTACTGCCGAGAAAAATATAACGTTGGAACAAAACGAAAAACTAGAATTTCTGCtttcttgaaaaatgaaaaacgcATTGAGTTCTTACGCCGGatttacgtacgtacgtacgtaccttcgATACCTTTGTCActagaagaaaattattaatttgtgactAATtatttatagtaaaaataattattttttattaaaatgagtctatttttattataaataatcattatcatcgtaaataatccgttataaatgtttatttttttttgtaatagtgTGTGAACATTACACGTACGACGTCACAAATATATATTCCTACACAACAATGTTGTAattcattctttcattcattcatttatgttGTTTGTACTTGAGTTTTACATGGTTTACAATATATATCGAATGCTAATAAactgatgatatatatatatatatatatataatgactggaattaataatattttgtaggtAAACCGCCTCTAGTGATTGCACGAGGAGGGTTTTCAGGGCTGTTTCCAGATTCTAGTTCAATTGCCTATGATATGGCACAGGCAGTTAGTCTACCCAATGTCCACTTATGGTGTGACGTGCAATTAACAAAGGATGGAGTTGGGATTTGTACGTCGAGTGTCAAGTTGGAGAATGCTACCGACATtgctactatttacaaaaacaGAAGTAGGGTTTACCAAGTTAATAAGGTCCCTACCCGTGGATGGTTTTCTCTGGATTTCACCTACAAGGAGCTAGCAAATAATGTCTCCAGTATGTCTGACTTTTCGCTGGCAAACCttattttctttacattttttttttcttttgttaccGTCTACGTACTCGATCTGTTTATAGTTTGCTATCAGTCAAGGTAATTTCTTCTTATTTGATATGAGATTTTTCACCGCTAGCTGATGCGAATTTCTCTGTTTCTAATTATCAGTAACGCAAGGAGTCTATTCTCGAACTAACCGGTTTGATAACCATGGCTTCGCAATTAGCACCGTTGATCATTTGGCTAAAACACTAAAACCACCAGGCATATGGTTGAACATTCAGGTAATTAAACGAAAGATTATGAACTTTGCTCTGTCTGTGCGCCTTAACAttgaattgttttaattttcctCTGATAATGTTGGGTTTGGCTTGGCTTCTCAGCTATCATGCACTCTGACTAATACTTTTGCTCCAACACCGAACACTTTAATTTGCAGTACGATGCATTCTTCACGCAACACAATTTGAGTATGACAAGATTTGTGCTCTCTGTTTCGAGAAGAGTGAAAGTTGATTACATTTCATCACCAGAGGTGGCTTTCCTAAAAAGTATTGCGTCGGGATTTCAACCTACAACGACAAAACTGGTCTTCCGGTTTCTAGGACGAGATGAGATTGAGCCTTCAACGAGCCAGACATATGGCTCCCTGTTGAAGAATCTTACTTTTATCAAGACATTTGCCTCCGGAATCCTTGTTCCCAAATCTTACATATGGCCTGTAGATGCAACTCTTTATTTACAACCTCATACCTCTGTTGTCGCGGATGCTCATAAAGCAGGGCTTGAAGTTTTCGCCTCGGATTTTGTAAATGACATTCCCATAAGCTACAATTACAGTCATGATCCCATATCTGAATACTTGTCTTTCGTTAACAATGCTGACTTCTCTGTTGATGGAGTGCTGAGCGATTTCCCAATTACTCCATCAGAGGCCATAGGTAGgtcttttttcttctactagGTATTTactcttttaagtattttcgtCACAATCCCGAATTTTTCTCTTCTCGTACTGCAGCTTGCTTTGCTCATCTCGGCAGACAAGCTCCATCACAAGGTATATATTTACCACAGTCGCAAATGCTTATATACAACATTATTCTCGACATATCATTGTTGACACTCCTTCACCTTGCTCATTATGCAGCGAAACCATTGGTTATCTCTAAATATGGAGCAAGTGGAGATTACCCAGGTTGCACAGACTTGGCATATAAGAAAGCTATTGCAGATGGCGCAGACGTAATTGACTGCCCAGTTCAACTGGCCAAGGATGGGACACCATTTTGCCTGAGCTCAGAAAATTTGACACAAAGCGCAATAGTTGGTTCAAACGCTGTGGGtggaatattttcctttaaccTGGCATGGAATCAGATTCAAACCTTGACACGTAAGTCGAATTGGGTTCCCCTTTATATACTCACTCTGTGCAGTGATACCCTTTAAACCACAACCCCTCCTTCCCAACCCGACAGCAAACGAAGAAAACATTCACTGAAAGCTTTCATGCTTTGGAAAAATTCATCCTcttaaatttgtttaaaagcGTTTTTCGAGACTGAGAGATAAGCGTGATTGAACTTTTCTTCGGTTTTAATTAATTCTCTGCATTTCCGTTATTATCTACTCATATACtttgtattttgcataaattccGGCAGCGGCAATAGCAAACCCCTCCGCGAAGTTTAGAATGTTCCGGAACCCGAAGTTCAAAAATGCGGGAAAGTTTGTAACATTGTCCGATTTCTTGGCCTTGTCAAAGAACGCGAAATCTCTTACTGGTGTCCTGATCAACATAGAGGTGAGTATTTGCTCTGCTGCTTACTGTCTTTTTGTTGCTGAACTACATGATTTGCAATTTATCAGAGGTGTGTTTCTTCTCATGCCTcgtgatttgaatatttttcttgatcatcCCCGTTTGATTATGTTCATCTGTTCCTTTCAGAATGCACAGGGAGTGAGAGTAGCCGATGCAGTCAACGAAGCCTTGATCAAAGCTGGTTTTGACAAACAGACATCCTTAAAAGTTATGATCCAGTCCAGTAATAGCTCAGTTCTAATGAAATTCAAGGGCAAAAGCAATAATTACGAGCTTGTATTCAAGGCTGATGGGGATATTGTTGATGGCCCAAACGCCGACTCAACCATTAAGAGCATAAAGACATTTGCCGATTCTGTGGTTGTCAGCAAGGACTTCATCTTCCCTGAACTTGAAGCATTTATCACTAATACTACCGATATTGTGCCCAGGCTTCATGCAGAGAAGCTCCTTGTTTATGTAGAGACATTCAGCAATGAGTTTGTGACTCAATCATGGGACTTCCTCTCAGATGCAACTGTGGAGATCAACACATTTGTCCAGGTGGCAAAAATTGATGGTATCATCACCGATTTCCCTAATACGGCTGCCAGATACAAAAGTAAGTGGATTTACTCATATTCAACCTATATTCATGTGATCCATAATGTAATGTTGAAACTTAAATccctatttataaaaaaaaaaaaattaaattgatgaaAAGAGATCAACATTCTCTCGTgcataaagtatatatatagtcagaTTTCGAGTTTAGAACCTTTATTTAATACCATatcaaatgatcatcatcagtaCTAGTTCCAAGAACTTTATCTTTATATTCTAACATATGAACTAGATCATttcggccttttttttttccctaacaGCAAAATTAAGCTTAGCATTGCTATGTTTACTTGATACAGTTGAATACCAAACGCTCCATATCATGATATCTATTTGATACATTGGTGGTTCAATGAAATGCAGGAAATCGGTGCATAGGTGCGGGGAAAAAGACACCTTCATACATGGAGCCTGTTACGCCTGGAAGTTTGTATGAATTCGGTGGTTAAGctt from Juglans regia cultivar Chandler chromosome 2, Walnut 2.0, whole genome shotgun sequence carries:
- the LOC108984882 gene encoding glycerophosphodiester phosphodiesterase GDPDL1-like; translation: MVCQQAFPATFNPRGWAFFLLLLQCSAVLTLVSAQQPSKTARWPTLSGKPPLVIARGGFSGLFPDSSSIAYDMAQAVSLPNVHLWCDVQLTKDGVGICTSSVKLENATDIATIYKNRSRVYQVNKVPTRGWFSLDFTYKELANNVSITQGVYSRTNRFDNHGFAISTVDHLAKTLKPPGIWLNIQYDAFFTQHNLSMTRFVLSVSRRVKVDYISSPEVAFLKSIASGFQPTTTKLVFRFLGRDEIEPSTSQTYGSLLKNLTFIKTFASGILVPKSYIWPVDATLYLQPHTSVVADAHKAGLEVFASDFVNDIPISYNYSHDPISEYLSFVNNADFSVDGVLSDFPITPSEAIACFAHLGRQAPSQAKPLVISKYGASGDYPGCTDLAYKKAIADGADVIDCPVQLAKDGTPFCLSSENLTQSAIVGSNAVGGIFSFNLAWNQIQTLTPAIANPSAKFRMFRNPKFKNAGKFVTLSDFLALSKNAKSLTGVLINIENAQGVRVADAVNEALIKAGFDKQTSLKVMIQSSNSSVLMKFKGKSNNYELVFKADGDIVDGPNADSTIKSIKTFADSVVVSKDFIFPELEAFITNTTDIVPRLHAEKLLVYVETFSNEFVTQSWDFLSDATVEINTFVQVAKIDGIITDFPNTAARYKRNRCIGAGKKTPSYMEPVTPGSLYEFGG